The Acetomicrobium flavidum genome window below encodes:
- a CDS encoding hydrogenase maturation protease — protein sequence MDADIHVWGIGNDIMGDDGVGIFVAKMLRRLSPSNIKVRICESVPENFISKSTMKDIRKLVIVDAAQMSLPPGSMRRISPIEPQSFISTHGLSFLRLLNHSAKECELIIIGIQPAMTGFSTKLSPSVRRAARELIKMILSGRLCEIPPLTS from the coding sequence ATGGATGCAGATATCCACGTTTGGGGAATCGGTAACGACATCATGGGTGATGACGGCGTAGGGATATTCGTCGCCAAGATGCTAAGAAGGCTTTCGCCCTCCAACATTAAAGTTAGGATATGTGAAAGCGTCCCTGAAAATTTCATTTCCAAATCCACCATGAAGGATATCCGAAAACTCGTGATCGTTGATGCGGCACAGATGTCCCTACCGCCCGGAAGCATGAGAAGAATCTCTCCGATTGAGCCTCAAAGCTTCATTTCGACCCATGGGCTATCCTTCTTAAGGCTATTAAATCACAGCGCAAAGGAATGCGAGTTAATTATAATAGGCATCCAGCCTGCTATGACAGGCTTTTCCACAAAGCTGTCTCCGTCGGTCCGCAGGGCAGCACGAGAGCTCATAAAGATGATACTTTCCGGACGATTATGCGAGATACCCCCGCTTACCAGCTGA
- the lptB gene encoding LPS export ABC transporter ATP-binding protein, producing the protein MADLLSVMKLEKSFKQRKVVSDVSFHVKRGEIVGLLGPNGAGKTTTFYMIVGLLYPDAGEVYLDDVEITSFPMYYRARLGLGYLPQEASVFRSLTVEENLRLVLEERDLKDEQVDEKVALLMTEFGLQKISDVKGYSLSGGERRRVEIARTLAIEPDFLMLDEPFSGIDPIAVYDIQQLILSLRNRGYGILLTDHNVRETLAITDRTCLIHEGQILIEGPPDEVAESEIARKYYLGERFSW; encoded by the coding sequence ATGGCTGATTTATTGTCCGTTATGAAATTGGAGAAATCCTTCAAGCAGAGGAAGGTCGTATCAGACGTCTCCTTTCACGTCAAGAGAGGAGAGATCGTGGGCTTGTTGGGCCCTAACGGTGCAGGCAAGACCACAACTTTTTACATGATAGTTGGACTCCTTTACCCCGATGCTGGGGAGGTGTATCTGGACGACGTGGAGATCACGTCCTTTCCCATGTATTACAGGGCCAGGCTGGGGCTTGGTTATTTGCCTCAGGAAGCCTCGGTATTTAGGTCCCTGACGGTAGAGGAGAACCTGCGGCTTGTCTTGGAGGAGCGCGATCTGAAGGACGAGCAAGTGGATGAAAAGGTAGCCCTACTAATGACCGAATTTGGACTGCAGAAGATCTCGGATGTCAAGGGCTATTCGCTTAGCGGAGGAGAAAGAAGGCGAGTAGAAATAGCCCGCACCTTGGCCATAGAGCCGGATTTTCTGATGCTCGATGAGCCATTTAGCGGGATAGATCCAATAGCAGTTTATGATATACAACAGCTGATATTGAGCTTACGGAATAGAGGGTATGGCATACTGCTTACCGATCATAACGTCAGAGAGACATTGGCCATCACCGATAGGACGTGCCTCATTCATGAGGGCCAAATTCTGATAGAAGGACCCCCTGACGAGGTTGCAGAAAGCGAAATTGCAAGAAAATACTATCTTGGAGAGAGGTTCAGCTGGTAA
- a CDS encoding LptA/OstA family protein: MKALYGFLAFVILIAFFLSPPCVGAEKNATTEVTLRSDELYYDPNSGKVTAKGSVEVTREDLVVKSPFAEGFIDGREFRFWNGVDASWPSREANLTCLELKMTKDEMGTLLRASGKSHMIRGKDEEIRCNDLEWLDGKTIYYSAMGNVNARMKQMDIVAERVTRRGDDFDATQVQQFRDKERGVTMSAQEVKGKIKDELIDEMWARGNVVIVHEPKDGERTNITGDQAHYIRDKGVLEVSGNAKAVQEGKTIEAESLVYYVEDRHIEALGRPKVVVEVKEE, encoded by the coding sequence ATGAAGGCCCTATACGGATTCTTGGCCTTTGTGATATTGATTGCATTTTTTCTATCTCCCCCATGCGTGGGAGCCGAAAAAAACGCCACGACTGAGGTCACGCTGCGCTCCGATGAATTATACTACGATCCCAATTCCGGCAAGGTCACGGCCAAGGGAAGCGTCGAAGTTACCAGGGAAGATCTCGTGGTCAAGTCGCCCTTTGCCGAAGGGTTCATAGATGGCAGGGAGTTTCGTTTTTGGAATGGGGTGGACGCCTCCTGGCCATCGAGGGAGGCCAATCTTACGTGCCTGGAATTGAAGATGACAAAGGATGAAATGGGAACGTTGCTTAGGGCCTCGGGCAAGAGCCATATGATCCGCGGCAAGGATGAGGAGATACGCTGCAACGATTTGGAGTGGCTGGACGGCAAGACGATCTATTACAGCGCCATGGGAAACGTAAACGCGCGGATGAAGCAGATGGATATAGTAGCCGAAAGGGTCACAAGGCGAGGCGATGATTTCGATGCCACTCAAGTGCAGCAGTTTAGGGACAAGGAGCGCGGAGTGACCATGAGCGCCCAAGAGGTGAAGGGTAAAATTAAAGACGAGCTTATAGATGAAATGTGGGCAAGGGGAAATGTGGTCATCGTACATGAGCCCAAGGATGGAGAAAGGACGAACATCACGGGGGATCAGGCCCATTACATTCGAGACAAGGGTGTCCTTGAAGTATCCGGCAATGCCAAGGCAGTTCAGGAGGGCAAGACCATAGAGGCAGAAAGCTTAGTTTACTATGTGGAAGACAGACATATAGAAGCCCTCGGAAGGCCTAAGGTCGTCGTCGAGGTCAAGGAGGAATAG
- a CDS encoding aspartate-semialdehyde dehydrogenase — MKVAVLGATGLVGQEMIKVLEERNFPVTELIPLASGKSAGKLIDFRGAQIEVREVSREAFQGVDIALFSAGADISEKWAPIAASCGAVVIDNSSAWRMNPKVPLVIPEVNPSDAMHHRGIIANPNCATIQAVVALAPLHRRFCLEYFSAVTFQSVSGTGKEALTELDDSIRSNLEGKPFKPEVYPLPIGFNVLPHIGPMDESGVSEEEWKMLHESRKILHHHRLQVSCTTVRVPVRRGHSEAIVAQFGEHITLEEACAILSEAPGVEVMTGNNYITPLQAAGSDLVYVGRIRYDMGMPRALSMWVVSDNLRKGAALNAVQIAELVSSKADV; from the coding sequence ATGAAGGTGGCTGTTCTAGGGGCAACAGGTCTTGTGGGGCAAGAGATGATAAAGGTATTGGAGGAAAGAAATTTCCCCGTAACCGAGCTTATCCCTCTGGCTTCTGGAAAATCGGCCGGAAAGCTCATCGATTTTCGCGGTGCTCAGATAGAAGTCAGGGAGGTCTCAAGGGAGGCATTTCAGGGCGTAGACATCGCTTTATTTTCGGCAGGGGCAGATATATCCGAGAAATGGGCACCTATAGCGGCCTCCTGCGGGGCGGTTGTAATAGATAACAGCTCTGCCTGGAGGATGAACCCGAAGGTTCCCCTCGTGATTCCTGAGGTGAACCCTTCTGATGCCATGCACCATAGAGGCATAATAGCCAATCCGAATTGCGCAACGATTCAGGCCGTAGTTGCTTTGGCACCGCTGCACAGGAGGTTTTGCCTTGAGTATTTCTCTGCCGTCACCTTTCAATCAGTATCGGGGACCGGCAAGGAGGCCTTGACCGAGCTTGATGACAGCATACGTTCAAACTTGGAAGGCAAGCCATTTAAGCCGGAGGTCTATCCACTGCCGATAGGGTTCAACGTTTTGCCCCACATTGGACCTATGGACGAATCGGGCGTCTCTGAAGAGGAGTGGAAGATGCTTCACGAATCCAGAAAGATCCTGCATCATCATAGGTTGCAGGTAAGCTGTACGACGGTTAGGGTTCCCGTGAGGCGCGGGCATTCGGAGGCCATAGTCGCTCAATTTGGGGAACATATAACCCTTGAAGAGGCATGCGCCATACTCTCGGAGGCCCCCGGCGTAGAGGTAATGACCGGCAACAATTACATAACTCCGCTGCAGGCGGCAGGAAGCGACCTGGTTTACGTGGGCAGGATCAGGTATGACATGGGGATGCCGCGTGCCTTGTCCATGTGGGTCGTGTCCGATAACCTAAGAAAAGGTGCGGCGCTCAACGCGGTTCAAATAGCCGAACTGGTATCATCCAAAGCCGATGTGTAG
- a CDS encoding aspartate kinase: protein MSYNRVVLKFGGSSVATVERIRNVAGRIKGDYVDKGYEVAVVVSAMGKTTDNLIELARKTSSVSDGREIDQLLVTGEQQSAALLALALKDLGLKAKSFNGSQAGFIAYGHHTEGRITDVNPKRVEEWLSEGGVAVVTGFQGINELGDFMTLGRGGSDLSAVALAVALDGEFCHIYTDVDGIYTADPKVASGAIKLSSVSYEECIEMAALGAKVLQARSVEFASLYKMPIYVSSSIVDGEGTWVREEGIKEGLVIKAVVHDKNVAKIAVLGVPDMPGIAAGLFSRLAERGIGVEMIIQSVMRGDVNDIAFLVKETLLGDAIEVCSEYAREIDAQGVTYDSEVGRVSIIGVGLSVHPDIPAQMFSVLSREGINIDMISSTSNSITCVISSTSVDKAVSSLHKHFMEGEV, encoded by the coding sequence ATGTCGTATAATCGTGTAGTGTTGAAGTTCGGCGGAAGTTCAGTGGCTACCGTAGAAAGGATACGCAACGTTGCCGGGCGTATAAAGGGAGATTACGTGGATAAAGGTTACGAGGTGGCTGTCGTGGTGTCGGCCATGGGAAAGACGACGGATAATCTGATAGAGCTTGCGCGTAAGACTTCGAGCGTATCTGACGGAAGGGAGATAGACCAACTCTTGGTAACCGGGGAACAGCAAAGTGCCGCCTTACTGGCCTTGGCCCTGAAGGATTTAGGCTTGAAGGCCAAATCCTTCAACGGTTCCCAGGCGGGGTTTATCGCTTATGGTCATCATACGGAAGGCAGGATAACCGACGTAAATCCCAAAAGGGTCGAGGAATGGCTTAGCGAGGGTGGAGTTGCCGTCGTCACGGGCTTTCAGGGGATCAACGAACTTGGAGACTTCATGACCTTGGGCAGGGGCGGTTCGGATCTTTCGGCCGTTGCCTTGGCCGTTGCCCTCGATGGCGAATTCTGTCATATTTACACCGATGTGGACGGAATTTATACGGCTGACCCCAAAGTAGCCTCAGGCGCCATTAAGTTGTCGTCCGTATCCTATGAAGAGTGCATTGAAATGGCTGCTCTGGGAGCAAAGGTCCTTCAGGCAAGAAGCGTGGAGTTTGCTTCGTTGTATAAGATGCCCATTTACGTAAGCTCGAGTATAGTGGACGGGGAGGGAACTTGGGTGAGAGAAGAAGGCATAAAAGAGGGTTTAGTGATAAAGGCTGTTGTACATGATAAAAATGTTGCTAAAATAGCTGTGCTGGGGGTCCCCGACATGCCCGGTATTGCCGCCGGGTTGTTTAGCAGGTTGGCAGAGCGCGGCATAGGCGTCGAGATGATAATACAGAGTGTCATGCGTGGAGATGTCAACGATATAGCCTTCCTTGTCAAGGAGACCCTGCTTGGAGATGCGATAGAGGTTTGTAGCGAATATGCAAGGGAAATCGATGCTCAAGGCGTCACCTATGATTCGGAGGTCGGAAGGGTTTCCATAATAGGAGTCGGTTTGTCCGTCCATCCGGATATTCCGGCACAGATGTTTTCTGTCCTGTCGCGGGAGGGTATCAATATCGACATGATTTCTTCTACATCAAACTCGATCACATGTGTAATATCTTCTACATCGGTAGACAAGGCTGTATCTTCTTTGCATAAACATTTTATGGAAGGAGAAGTGTGA
- the thrB gene encoding homoserine kinase has translation MLTAIVPASSANIGSGFDSFGVALSLYNRYQVVGLLPPDTYEVEVVGEGGRSLAKPEDNLLIRSFRATLAKFDIPPVGLKLKSYNAIPLSRGLGSSASAIVGGVMLANAVGVLSLQREKLLSLMVELEGHPDNVVPCCIGGFVISAWDGKEVKYVKLPAFEEKIKVVVAVPDVTVDTKMAREVLPKSVSLQDAVFNLSRAALLAASWVTGKLENLPWAMEDKLHQPYRAKLFPGGEEILDRVKSVPGCLGAAISGSGPSVLAFVKGNPTRTAKEMCSVFTERGIRSRFFVLDVDQEGARIKGVKPAAAEEGSRCRIIV, from the coding sequence ATGTTGACAGCTATTGTGCCGGCATCAAGCGCCAATATAGGGTCCGGCTTTGATTCCTTTGGCGTTGCGCTGTCTTTATATAATCGTTATCAAGTCGTAGGCCTCTTGCCCCCGGACACCTATGAAGTGGAAGTCGTAGGCGAAGGGGGAAGGAGCTTGGCAAAGCCCGAAGACAACCTGTTAATAAGATCCTTCAGGGCTACACTGGCTAAATTTGACATCCCTCCCGTTGGGTTAAAGCTTAAATCCTACAACGCCATTCCCCTGTCGAGGGGGTTGGGCAGCTCGGCTTCCGCGATAGTTGGGGGAGTCATGTTGGCAAATGCCGTAGGAGTGCTTTCCCTTCAAAGGGAAAAGTTGCTTTCCCTAATGGTGGAGCTGGAGGGACACCCGGATAACGTGGTTCCGTGCTGTATCGGAGGCTTCGTCATAAGCGCTTGGGATGGCAAAGAGGTCAAATACGTTAAACTGCCGGCCTTTGAGGAGAAGATAAAAGTCGTCGTGGCCGTGCCGGATGTGACCGTGGACACGAAAATGGCAAGAGAAGTGCTCCCCAAAAGCGTCTCGCTTCAGGATGCCGTATTTAACTTGAGCCGAGCTGCTCTGCTGGCAGCTTCTTGGGTCACGGGCAAGCTTGAAAACCTGCCGTGGGCCATGGAGGACAAGCTTCATCAACCATATAGGGCCAAGCTCTTTCCGGGTGGAGAGGAAATCCTGGATCGCGTTAAATCCGTGCCGGGGTGCCTTGGGGCTGCGATCAGCGGATCCGGCCCAAGCGTCCTTGCTTTCGTGAAGGGCAATCCCACCCGCACGGCAAAGGAGATGTGTTCGGTCTTCACCGAAAGAGGCATAAGGTCCCGCTTCTTCGTCCTAGATGTGGATCAGGAGGGGGCGAGGATAAAGGGCGTCAAGCCGGCAGCTGCGGAGGAGGGCAGTCGATGTCGTATAATCGTGTAG
- the thrC gene encoding threonine synthase translates to MVRLLERYVKYFPVTSGTPIISIGEGNTPLVRLDNLGVKLGIELYGKCEGLNPTGSFKDRGMVLAVAKALEAGSKGIICASTGNTSASAAAYAAKAKLKCHVVLPAGKVAKGKLAQALMYGANVLAVRGNFDVALDMTRRLASDLGLNIVNSVNPYRLWGQRSGAWEVSDEIGSPDWCVLPVGNAGNITAYWAGFVQYKKAGLIDAIPKMIGVQAQGAAPLVTGKPFQNPETVATAIRIGNPVNAKKAMAAVKSSNGMFLAVSDEEILQAQRDLASSEGIFAEPASCATLAGLYKLKRNGDLPKGIRVVMVLTGNGLKDPMIVDYMVSPPKEVEADFDDLKEAIMSC, encoded by the coding sequence ATGGTTCGCTTACTGGAAAGGTATGTTAAATATTTTCCCGTCACGTCAGGCACGCCGATCATATCGATAGGCGAGGGCAACACTCCCTTAGTTCGACTTGACAATCTTGGCGTAAAGCTTGGGATCGAGCTTTACGGTAAATGCGAAGGCCTTAACCCCACAGGCTCCTTTAAGGATAGAGGCATGGTACTTGCTGTGGCCAAGGCTTTGGAGGCAGGATCTAAGGGCATCATATGCGCTTCGACGGGAAACACTTCCGCTTCGGCAGCGGCTTATGCCGCCAAGGCAAAACTCAAATGTCATGTCGTCTTGCCTGCCGGCAAAGTGGCCAAGGGCAAGCTTGCACAGGCTTTGATGTACGGGGCAAATGTATTGGCCGTTCGCGGAAACTTCGATGTTGCACTTGATATGACGCGCAGGCTGGCCAGCGATCTGGGTTTAAATATCGTAAACTCGGTAAATCCTTACAGGCTTTGGGGACAGAGAAGCGGTGCCTGGGAGGTTTCAGACGAGATAGGATCTCCGGATTGGTGCGTATTGCCCGTGGGAAACGCAGGAAATATAACGGCCTACTGGGCAGGCTTCGTCCAATACAAAAAAGCGGGCCTGATTGACGCGATCCCCAAAATGATAGGAGTGCAAGCTCAAGGTGCTGCCCCCCTGGTAACGGGAAAGCCCTTCCAAAACCCGGAGACGGTTGCCACGGCGATACGCATCGGCAATCCCGTGAACGCAAAAAAGGCCATGGCTGCCGTTAAAAGCAGCAATGGAATGTTTTTGGCGGTCTCCGACGAAGAGATACTTCAGGCACAAAGGGATCTGGCAAGCAGTGAGGGCATATTCGCCGAGCCGGCTTCCTGTGCCACGCTTGCCGGCCTTTATAAGCTGAAGAGAAACGGCGACTTGCCAAAGGGCATAAGGGTCGTCATGGTCCTTACGGGTAATGGATTAAAGGACCCTATGATAGTCGATTATATGGTCTCACCGCCAAAAGAGGTGGAGGCGGACTTCGATGATTTGAAGGAGGCGATAATGTCATGTTGA
- the rd gene encoding rubredoxin, producing the protein MKYICTVCGYVYDPAQGDPDSGIAPGTPFEELPDDWVCPVCGVGKDMFEPAE; encoded by the coding sequence ATGAAGTATATTTGCACAGTTTGCGGTTATGTTTATGATCCGGCACAAGGCGATCCCGATTCCGGCATTGCTCCCGGGACGCCTTTCGAGGAATTGCCTGACGATTGGGTATGCCCGGTATGCGGAGTTGGAAAGGACATGTTTGAGCCGGCAGAATAA
- a CDS encoding AIR synthase-related protein: MAKGDFITVGKVPPTLLQPLLKELRGFDRKEVLIGPKIGEDAAVIGWPAGAFLLATSDPIVGALKGAGSLLVNVNANDIAAKGGDPAYMLVVLILPATMTLNDAASLMEEVDEEAKKLGIAVVGGHTEFSDRYTHPIMVGTMLGISHKVLRASSIRPGDAIILTKHVGIEGMTILANDRREMLDPFLSNDEIEEVKGWSSSLSVVPEARLLRDLALFMHDPTEGGVIGGISEIVALTDLKVKLDLDAFPLHPITQRVSKKLGFDPLHLISSGALLAVVSKDDVEEAINRLREHGISCALVGTFDVVGMGTDELSAQEELWRLLSL; this comes from the coding sequence TTGGCCAAAGGAGATTTTATAACCGTGGGCAAGGTCCCCCCGACCTTGCTGCAACCCCTTTTAAAGGAACTGCGAGGATTTGACAGGAAAGAGGTGCTCATAGGACCTAAGATAGGAGAGGACGCGGCCGTAATAGGATGGCCTGCGGGTGCTTTTTTGCTGGCCACTTCCGATCCCATCGTTGGAGCCCTTAAAGGAGCGGGGAGCTTGTTGGTAAACGTAAACGCCAACGATATAGCTGCCAAGGGGGGAGATCCGGCATATATGCTGGTGGTATTGATCTTGCCTGCGACCATGACGTTAAACGATGCTGCTTCGTTGATGGAAGAAGTTGACGAAGAAGCGAAAAAGCTGGGCATTGCAGTCGTCGGTGGACATACGGAGTTTTCCGATCGCTATACCCATCCCATCATGGTAGGTACCATGTTGGGGATAAGCCATAAGGTCCTGCGGGCAAGTTCCATCAGGCCGGGAGACGCAATAATTTTGACAAAGCATGTGGGCATAGAGGGGATGACCATACTTGCAAACGACAGAAGGGAAATGCTTGATCCCTTTTTGTCGAACGATGAGATAGAGGAAGTAAAGGGGTGGAGCTCCTCTTTGTCCGTCGTTCCTGAGGCAAGGCTTTTGAGGGATTTGGCTTTGTTCATGCATGATCCCACGGAAGGCGGAGTGATAGGCGGGATTTCAGAGATAGTTGCCCTTACCGACCTAAAGGTTAAGCTGGACCTCGATGCCTTCCCTCTGCATCCGATTACCCAAAGGGTCTCCAAAAAGCTGGGCTTCGATCCCTTGCACCTCATATCTTCAGGAGCGCTTTTGGCCGTAGTTTCGAAAGACGATGTCGAGGAAGCCATAAACAGGCTCAGGGAACATGGCATTTCCTGTGCCCTTGTCGGAACTTTTGACGTTGTCGGCATGGGGACGGATGAGCTGTCTGCGCAAGAAGAATTGTGGCGATTGCTCAGCCTGTAG
- a CDS encoding epoxyqueuosine reductase QueH: protein MRVLLHICCAPDGTVPLESLKLEGNVVTCFFYGINIHPKEEYDKRLEAAKKLAANFGVSLLTLPYGPGQWLNATKALADEPEGGSRCVLCYRLQMEAAVRYAVALNYDACATSLTISPHKDPDLINAIGLGLANRACLAWIGRVWRKGGGFARSVAKSKELGLYRQRYCGCVYSIRR from the coding sequence ATGAGGGTTTTGTTGCATATTTGCTGTGCACCAGATGGGACGGTGCCCCTTGAAAGCCTAAAGCTTGAGGGTAACGTTGTAACTTGCTTCTTTTATGGCATCAATATTCACCCGAAGGAGGAATACGACAAGCGGCTTGAGGCCGCTAAGAAGCTGGCGGCCAACTTTGGCGTTTCGCTTCTGACCCTGCCTTACGGCCCGGGGCAGTGGCTAAATGCGACAAAGGCTTTGGCCGACGAGCCGGAGGGTGGAAGCAGATGCGTGCTATGTTACCGTCTGCAGATGGAGGCAGCGGTAAGGTATGCCGTTGCGTTAAATTACGATGCCTGCGCTACCAGCCTTACCATCAGCCCCCATAAAGACCCAGATTTGATCAATGCCATAGGGCTAGGCCTGGCAAACAGGGCTTGCCTCGCCTGGATTGGAAGGGTTTGGAGAAAAGGCGGAGGATTTGCAAGATCCGTGGCCAAGAGCAAGGAGCTTGGGCTTTACAGACAGCGATATTGTGGCTGCGTTTACAGCATCAGGAGGTGA
- a CDS encoding tRNA (adenine-N1)-methyltransferase, translated as MLEAGTLVTLCSASKKDRFLVTLEDGGKLETRLGIILHDQIMSAGYGGKVLSHNGSAFYVTKPTLEEYLRKIKRRTQIVFPKEAGYILLQLDIRPGARVLECGTGSGGMTTVFASFVGDEGRVYSYDVREEFIELARRNCRKWRVEQRVSFKVRHISEGFDEREVDAVFLDLPDPWNYLPQVRDALALGRRMGALLPTFNQIERFLRSLEENAFVDVEVVEILHRALKSDPDRLRPEDRMIGHTGYLIFATPILYSNRGDGAI; from the coding sequence ATGCTTGAAGCGGGAACGCTGGTAACGCTTTGTTCTGCCTCCAAAAAGGACAGATTTTTGGTTACCCTGGAGGATGGCGGCAAACTTGAGACGCGCCTCGGAATTATTTTACATGACCAGATCATGAGCGCAGGTTATGGCGGAAAAGTCTTGTCGCACAACGGAAGCGCCTTTTATGTGACAAAACCGACCCTGGAGGAATATCTGCGAAAGATCAAGCGAAGAACTCAGATAGTCTTCCCAAAGGAGGCCGGCTATATATTGCTTCAACTTGACATAAGGCCCGGTGCCAGGGTGTTAGAATGCGGCACCGGTTCGGGCGGCATGACCACGGTGTTTGCCAGCTTTGTGGGAGATGAGGGTCGTGTTTATTCATACGACGTTCGTGAGGAATTTATAGAACTGGCCAGGCGAAATTGCCGTAAGTGGAGGGTGGAACAGAGGGTAAGCTTCAAAGTCAGGCACATATCGGAGGGATTCGATGAAAGGGAAGTCGATGCCGTGTTCCTTGACCTTCCGGACCCCTGGAATTACCTGCCTCAAGTCAGAGACGCCCTCGCCTTGGGCAGGCGGATGGGGGCTTTGCTTCCAACGTTCAACCAGATCGAGAGATTCCTTCGCTCCCTGGAGGAAAATGCCTTTGTAGACGTTGAAGTAGTCGAGATATTGCACAGGGCTTTGAAGTCTGACCCCGATAGGTTAAGGCCCGAGGACAGGATGATAGGCCACACGGGTTATCTTATATTTGCCACGCCCATCCTATATTCGAACCGTGGAGATGGGGCGATATGA
- a CDS encoding transketolase: protein MNDSIDSSLLLSLSHFPKDNLDEREIAAFRSAAQRCRGWILTMTTAANSGHPAGSMSSIEMYLMSYAVSDVRRDNVESIERDFIVISHGHTAPAAYSTLAYLGFFDPSMLLGNFRRTGSPFQGHVERSVWGIDWASGNLGQGLAAGVGYALAQRKRQSDGHVFVLMGDGEQTKGQVAEARRIAFKEALNNITALIDFNRIQISGKVHEVMPANYKKLWEADGWQVYECDGHDPADMYSVMKKAYEDEKPSVVFCNTVMGKGVSFMENIPDYHGKALSKEEYLKAMAELGEDPSLLEEALAARKGPLPKGRTVNPRTPKIYTGLPFSYPPDAKVDNRTAFGKALADIGRLNRERSSTPILVFDCDLASSVKVDEFAKECPEWFVEAGIQEHATATVAGAASCGGAMSVWADFGVFGLTEVYNQQRLNDINRTNLKLFLTHVGLDVGEDGMTHQCIDYVGLLRNLFGWKLIVPADPNQTDRVTRWALQQEGNICVAMGRSRLPVLTRKDGLTPFYADDYAFNYGKIDIVRHGHDMSIFAMGHMVHRALKVGEILAKRGISLCVYSVSCPLALEEDVLVEAAKRGPIFTYEDHNVNSGLGREITSKLQALNLSAKVRSFGVSRYGDSGSSDEVFEAMGLAPEEVAEAVCCSLRK, encoded by the coding sequence ATGAATGATTCAATAGACAGCAGCTTGCTTCTTTCGCTTAGCCATTTTCCGAAGGATAATCTGGATGAAAGGGAAATTGCCGCCTTTCGCAGCGCTGCCCAAAGATGCCGCGGTTGGATACTTACCATGACCACGGCGGCAAACAGCGGACATCCGGCCGGCTCTATGTCAAGCATAGAGATGTATTTGATGAGTTACGCTGTAAGCGATGTCCGAAGGGATAATGTAGAAAGCATAGAGAGAGACTTCATAGTGATCAGCCACGGACATACGGCACCGGCGGCGTATTCGACCTTGGCCTATTTGGGTTTTTTTGATCCATCCATGCTTTTGGGCAATTTTAGAAGGACGGGGAGCCCCTTCCAGGGACATGTGGAACGATCGGTTTGGGGCATTGACTGGGCAAGTGGAAATCTTGGACAAGGCCTTGCTGCTGGAGTAGGTTACGCTTTGGCTCAAAGAAAACGCCAGAGCGACGGGCATGTCTTTGTGCTCATGGGAGACGGCGAACAGACAAAAGGCCAAGTGGCCGAGGCTCGCAGGATTGCGTTCAAAGAAGCGCTGAATAACATTACGGCTTTGATCGACTTCAACCGCATTCAGATAAGCGGCAAAGTACATGAAGTCATGCCTGCAAACTACAAGAAGCTTTGGGAAGCTGATGGCTGGCAGGTGTATGAATGCGATGGGCACGATCCTGCCGATATGTATTCCGTCATGAAGAAAGCGTATGAAGACGAGAAACCAAGCGTCGTATTTTGTAATACCGTAATGGGAAAGGGTGTCTCCTTCATGGAAAACATCCCTGACTATCACGGTAAAGCCCTCTCAAAGGAAGAGTACCTTAAGGCCATGGCAGAACTTGGAGAAGATCCCTCCCTTTTGGAAGAAGCCTTAGCGGCAAGGAAAGGACCGTTGCCAAAGGGTAGAACCGTTAATCCTCGAACACCAAAGATATATACGGGCTTGCCCTTCTCTTACCCTCCTGATGCCAAGGTGGACAATAGAACCGCCTTCGGCAAGGCATTGGCCGATATCGGAAGGCTGAATCGCGAAAGAAGCTCCACCCCTATTTTAGTCTTCGATTGCGATTTGGCTTCGTCGGTGAAGGTGGACGAGTTTGCTAAGGAATGTCCCGAATGGTTCGTGGAGGCAGGCATTCAAGAACACGCCACTGCCACCGTTGCCGGCGCTGCTTCCTGCGGTGGAGCGATGAGCGTCTGGGCCGATTTTGGCGTATTTGGACTAACAGAAGTATATAACCAGCAGCGTTTAAACGACATAAATAGGACCAACTTAAAACTTTTCCTTACTCATGTGGGCTTGGATGTGGGGGAAGACGGGATGACTCACCAATGCATAGATTACGTGGGGTTGCTTCGCAACCTTTTCGGTTGGAAGCTGATCGTCCCGGCCGATCCCAATCAGACCGACAGGGTAACGAGGTGGGCATTGCAGCAGGAGGGAAACATATGTGTGGCCATGGGAAGGAGTCGCCTTCCCGTCTTAACCAGAAAGGATGGTCTGACCCCATTTTACGCCGATGATTACGCCTTCAATTATGGAAAAATTGACATAGTCAGGCATGGTCATGACATGTCGATATTTGCTATGGGGCATATGGTCCATCGAGCCTTGAAGGTCGGGGAAATACTTGCAAAAAGGGGCATTTCCTTGTGCGTCTACAGCGTTTCTTGCCCATTGGCCCTGGAAGAAGACGTTTTGGTCGAAGCCGCCAAAAGGGGCCCCATCTTTACCTACGAGGATCACAACGTCAATAGCGGGTTAGGCCGCGAGATTACCTCAAAGCTTCAGGCCTTGAACTTAAGCGCAAAGGTGAGGTCCTTCGGAGTTTCGCGTTACGGAGATTCCGGCTCCTCCGACGAGGTCTTTGAGGCCATGGGATTGGCCCCCGAAGAAGTGGCCGAAGCTGTCTGCTGCTCGTTGCGGAAGTGA